The proteins below come from a single Necator americanus strain Aroian chromosome V, whole genome shotgun sequence genomic window:
- a CDS encoding hypothetical protein (NECATOR_CHRV.G19546.T1), which translates to MRKLEWDDMGVKVDGRQLHHLRFADDIVLITPSISQAEQMLTEFDETCGCIGLQLNLQKMMFMRNGWVSDAPFTLNGTNISECMPNVYLGRELNMMNDLTPELGRSRRAAWGAYKSIEDVVKKTRNTRLRAHLFNTTVLPALTYASETWAFRKHEENAVSVIERAIERVMLGVSRFTQVRDGIRSSLLRQRSKIRDAAAFAKESKIIWA; encoded by the coding sequence atgcgaaagttggaatgggacgacatgggagtgaaggttgatggtcggcagctacaccatttgcgctttgctgatgacatcgtactcataacacctagcatcagccaagcggaacaaatgctgaccgaattcgacgaaacatgtggatgcatcggtcttcagctgaatctacaaaagatgatgttcatgcggaacggatgggtctcggatgccccattcacgctcaacggaacgaacatatccgaatgcatgCCGAATGTTTAtttgggtcgggaactgaacatgatgaacgacctgactcccgagctgggcaggagcagacgagcggcttggggagcgtacaagagcatcgaagatgtagtgaagaagaccaggaacacccggctccgtgctcacctcttcaacaccaccgtacttcctgctttgacctatgcttcggaaacctgggcattccGCAAGCacgaagaaaacgcggtgagcgtcattgaacgcgcaattgagagagtgatgctaggagtatcccgtttcacgcaagtgagggatgggattcgaagttctctcctacgtcaacgatcgaagattagagacgccgccgcgtttgccaaggaaagtaaaataatctGGGCttga
- a CDS encoding hypothetical protein (NECATOR_CHRV.G19547.T1), protein MTALRNPKGTAIASRRGIEKIIYGFYSDLFDSHVHLPSHHLREDGQVIPEVLPSEIRHAIMSVRNCTAPGPDRIRPEHLKSLPPVLINTLVSLFTRYLSECKVPKQWKTSKTVLLYKKGDPHDIGNYRPICLLSVIYKLFTRVILNRIEKVLDEGQPCEQAGFRKGFSTIDHIHTVSKLIEVSREYKMPLCLTFIDLKKAFD, encoded by the coding sequence atgactgctctccggaacccaaagggaacagcaattgcatcgagaagggggatagagaaaatcatctacggcttctactctgatctcttcgacagccatgtccacttgccttctcaccatttgagggaagacggacaagtcattccagaggttctcccgtccgaaatacgacatgctatcatgtcggtaagaaattgtacggcacccggtcccgacagaataagaccagaacacctgaagagccttccgccagtactcatcaacaccctagTGAgcctctttacacgttatctgtcggaatgcaaggttcctaaacagtggaagaccagcaagaccgtattgttgtataaaaagggagatccacatgacatcggcaactatcgtccaatctgcctactgtccgtcatctacaagctctttacaagagtaatccttaataggattgaaaaagtcttggatgaaggacagccatgcgagcaagcagggtttcgaaaaggattcagcacgattgaccacattcacactgtttcgaaactgatcgaggtatcacgagagtacaagatgccgctctgtctcaccttcatcgacttaaagaaggccttcgactga
- a CDS encoding hypothetical protein (NECATOR_CHRV.G19548.T1) yields the protein MKIKIDPRISLTRGIIPLSAEPGLTHDILVSRTSVRPNACNQVTGRCKGGGLESPPTNKLHMSTSGERKFSQKLMGLEACNLPMEDQVIGLTETRRRHPLNAVCETGEELFLGTCDSRGVGGVGVLVNASMVKNIDSFEQLTTRIGRLQMRGCGPTPALNIFVAYAPTSSFEEEEVEAFYTGSRFRNGQHRRGI from the exons ATGAAGATTAAGATagatccacggatctccctcactagagggatcatccctctttctgctgagccaggactgactcatgacatccttgtatcccgcacgtcggtccggccaaacgcctgcaatcaagtgactgggaggtgcaagggaggcggtttggagtcgcctccaacaaataagctccatatGTCCACttcgggagaacgaaagttctcccagaaactcatgggactagaggcttgcaacctgcctatgg aagatcaagtcatcggactgaccgagacgagacgacgtcaccctctcaacgccgtatgtgaaactggagaagaactgttcttaggaacatgcgacagtagaggtgttggtggagttggcgtcctcgtcaacgcGAGTATGgtaaagaacatcgactcttttgaacaacttacgacccgaatcggacgtctgcagATGAgaggatgtggtccaacaccagctttgaatatcttcgtcgcttacgctccaacatcaagcttcgaagaagaagaagtcgaagctttctatacgGGCTctagattccgcaatggacaacatcgacgaggaatatga
- a CDS encoding hypothetical protein (NECATOR_CHRV.G19549.T1): MQLRTNYACVQFFSFTLVVENSYTSSSIHPKLICSIPLSNLIQDENWFHLQCGCGTASYGYQQSSNPAYPSPYSSLSPYPPGPISGYILRPVDPVRNSGYAVAGGAGEGGIPVVHNQYGQIGYVQSPYGTLPNGPFYWQPSAGSPYERVLVGGLRF; this comes from the exons ATGCAATTAAGGACAAACTATGCGTGTGTACAGTTCTTCAGTTTCACACTGGTAGTGGAGAACAGTTATACAAGctcatccatccatccaaAGTTGATATGCTCAATTCCTCTAAGCAACCTTATTCAAGACGAAAATTGGTTTCATTT ACAATGCGGCTGTGGAACAGCTAGCTACGGGTACCAGCAAAGCTCTAATCCAGCTTACCCTTCGCcttattcttcactttctccATATCCACCAGGCCCTATTTCTGGTTACATCTTGAGACCAGTTGACCCCGTTAGAAATTCAGGATATGCTGTTGCAGGTGGAGCTGGTGAAG GTGGAATCCCCGTTGTTCACAACCAATACGGGCAGATTGG ATATGTTCAATCACCATATGGAACATTGCCAAATGGTCCCTTCTACTGGCAACCATCAGCAGGTTCACCATATGAGCGAGTTCTGGTCGGAGGATTACGATTTTAA
- a CDS encoding hypothetical protein (NECATOR_CHRV.G19550.T1), which translates to MTHFGYLPVKGSAPRGVGNSRTDSGIFIIFIASKVIHAYYCRKGDLIIPRKENEVCTFSQHIADDCTFSHMPMRGIRNYSMPENPEEGAHCIFKNSTLTCACFDDMCNNKREQVKEIIRRRLEVSSNTLCFESDVEIKKCERLLTCFLSSTDPSVLEDQQRRLHTVESGSHQNDTVQKKKDAVAKIVVRYAYRHREESFLFISMVFLLMVGHFVLIIILIVVLYRSQEKNAPAPESSRHETTTTNPKKEIKEEDVELGRVYNRTKFSI; encoded by the exons ATGACTCATTTCGGTTATCTgccagttaaaggcagcgcaccACGCGGTGTTGGGAATTCAAGAACAGATAGCG ggatttttataattttcatcGCATCCAAAGTTATACATGCATATTATTGTCGAAAAGGTGATCTGATAATCCCGCGG aaagaaaatgaagtttgCACATTTTCTCAACATATTGCTGATGACTGCACTTTTTCACATATGCCGATGCGTGGAATAAGAAACTACTCAATGCCAGAAAATCCGGAAGAG GGTGCACAttgcattttcaaaaattccacatTAACATGCGCTTGCTTTGATGATATGTGTAATAATAAAAGGGAACAGGTAAAG GAAATAATAAGAAGGAGACTAGAAGTGTCTTCAAACACTCTTTGTTTTGAATCTGATGTAGAAATCAAGAAATGTGAACGATTATTAACATGCTTTTTGTCAAGTACAG ATCCGTCAGTGCTAGAGGATCAGCAGAGGCGATTGCACACGGTAGAAAGTGGATCACATCAAAATGATACAGTTCAG aagaagaaagatgcCGTTGCAAAAATCGTTGTAAGATATGCATATCGCCACCGAGAGGAAAG ctttcttttcatctcGATGGTGTTCTTGTTGATGGTGGGGCATTTCGTTCTGATTATTATCTTGATTGTTGTGCTCTATCGTTCTCAAGAGAAAAATGCCCCTGCGCCTGAAAGTAGTAGACATGAAACGACCACAACCAATCcgaaaaaagagatcaaagAAGAAGATGTTGAATTGGGAAGAGTTTACAACCGAACGAAATTTTCGATATAG
- a CDS encoding hypothetical protein (NECATOR_CHRV.G19550.T2), translated as MIGIFIIFIASKVIHAYYCRKGDLIIPRKENEVCTFSQHIADDCTFSHMPMRGIRNYSMPENPEEGAHCIFKNSTLTCACFDDMCNNKREQVKEIIRRRLEVSSNTLCFESDVEIKKCERLLTCFLSSTDPSVLEDQQRRLHTVESGSHQNDTVQKKKDAVAKIVVRYAYRHREESFLFISMVFLLMVGHFVLIIILIVVLYRSQEKNAPAPESSRHETTTTNPKKEIKEEDVELGRVYNRTKFSI; from the exons ATGATCG ggatttttataattttcatcGCATCCAAAGTTATACATGCATATTATTGTCGAAAAGGTGATCTGATAATCCCGCGG aaagaaaatgaagtttgCACATTTTCTCAACATATTGCTGATGACTGCACTTTTTCACATATGCCGATGCGTGGAATAAGAAACTACTCAATGCCAGAAAATCCGGAAGAG GGTGCACAttgcattttcaaaaattccacatTAACATGCGCTTGCTTTGATGATATGTGTAATAATAAAAGGGAACAGGTAAAG GAAATAATAAGAAGGAGACTAGAAGTGTCTTCAAACACTCTTTGTTTTGAATCTGATGTAGAAATCAAGAAATGTGAACGATTATTAACATGCTTTTTGTCAAGTACAG ATCCGTCAGTGCTAGAGGATCAGCAGAGGCGATTGCACACGGTAGAAAGTGGATCACATCAAAATGATACAGTTCAG aagaagaaagatgcCGTTGCAAAAATCGTTGTAAGATATGCATATCGCCACCGAGAGGAAAG ctttcttttcatctcGATGGTGTTCTTGTTGATGGTGGGGCATTTCGTTCTGATTATTATCTTGATTGTTGTGCTCTATCGTTCTCAAGAGAAAAATGCCCCTGCGCCTGAAAGTAGTAGACATGAAACGACCACAACCAATCcgaaaaaagagatcaaagAAGAAGATGTTGAATTGGGAAGAGTTTACAACCGAACGAAATTTTCGATATAG
- a CDS encoding hypothetical protein (NECATOR_CHRV.G19551.T2), giving the protein MNDEQHRPAIDRCQLYWRGESFLSVHTVFIDFTVIIKPSEVKKCGSLGTNTKPKGRHSRCVNFEEKLNLTLNSLPNKQS; this is encoded by the exons ATGAATGATGAGCAACATCGACCAGCAATTGATAGATGTCAACTTTACTGGCGGGGTGAAAGCTTTCTGTCGGTTCACACTGTATTCATAGATTTTACAGTCATAATCAAACCCTCAG AAGTTAAAAAGTGTGGATCACTGGGTACGAACACTAAACCCAAGGGCAGACACAGTCGCTGCgtaaatttcgaagaaaaactgaacCTCACTCTTAACTCGTTGCCAAACAAACAAAGTTAA
- a CDS encoding hypothetical protein (NECATOR_CHRV.G19551.T1) — MNDEQHRPAIDRCQLYWRGESFLSVHTVFIDFTVIIKPSDTEVKKCGSLGTNTKPKGRHSRCVNFEEKLNLTLNSLPNKQS, encoded by the exons ATGAATGATGAGCAACATCGACCAGCAATTGATAGATGTCAACTTTACTGGCGGGGTGAAAGCTTTCTGTCGGTTCACACTGTATTCATAGATTTTACAGTCATAATCAAACCCTCAG ATACAGAAGTTAAAAAGTGTGGATCACTGGGTACGAACACTAAACCCAAGGGCAGACACAGTCGCTGCgtaaatttcgaagaaaaactgaacCTCACTCTTAACTCGTTGCCAAACAAACAAAGTTAA
- a CDS encoding hypothetical protein (NECATOR_CHRV.G19552.T1), protein MTHERCQHLAPLSKVAKVNRLRFFGYILRRPADRLVQRVLKSFPGSSWKKPPSRKRKFWTEVVKEDLKTLCVDRQFRRDVVFRRIRNSDEWIDSVQALAEDREGWAELCSRTAHLGENAGNRVRR, encoded by the coding sequence ATGACACATGAAAGAtgccaacatcttgcaccgctatcgaaagtggctaaagtaaatcgtcttcgcttctttggttacatattaaggagaccagcagatcgccttgttcaacgagttctgaagagtttcCCGGGTTCGAgttggaagaagccacctagccgaaaacggaagttctggactgaggtggtgaaagaggacctgaagACACTctgcgtggataggcagtttaGACGAGACGTAGTGTTTCGCAGAATACgaaatagcgacgaatggattgattctgtgcaagctctcgcagaagatcgagaaggttgggcagagctgtgttcaaggacggcacacctcggcgaaaatgcgggtaatcgcgtcagacgATGA
- a CDS encoding hypothetical protein (NECATOR_CHRV.G19553.T1): MNQRTTAAIRTPAGCTTQYEVVTGVRQGAVAGPFLFNFAIDIIMRRTVDQCPADIVSAPSGCPLTNLEYADDVIFAESSTKLQHVVNLVSKLAAAYGLRLRPDKCKQMWISSRPRTGIRVDGQPIELVAELCYLRCTLKNNGSYERDVQQKCAKATSAFNSLTNEMSVVDPHHQRSQAASLPIRNLPHHDVWIGDLGSTINGYGEA; the protein is encoded by the coding sequence atgaatcaacgaacaactgctgcaattcgaacaccagccggatgtacaacacagtatgaagtggtaactggagtaagacaaggggcagtggcaggacccttcctgttcaatttcgccatcgacatcattatgcgaagaacagtcgaccagtgtccagCCGACATTGTCTCAGCACCAtctgggtgccccttgactaacctcgagtacgccgacgatgttatattcgcggaaagcagtacgaaacttcaacatgttgtcaaccttgtatcgaagctggctgcagcctatggactacgcctacgccctgataaatgcaagcagatgtggatctcttcgagaccacgaacgggaatcagggtggacggacaaccgatagaactcgtcgctGAGTTGTGTTACCTACGCTGCAcactgaagaacaatggcagctacgagagagatgttcagcaaaaatgcgctaaggccacttctgcatttaactccttaacgaacgaaatgtctgtggtcgacccccatcaccaacgaagtcaagctgcgagtctacctatccgcaatttaccccatcatgatgtatggatcggagacttgggcagcaccatcaacggttatggagaggcttga
- a CDS encoding hypothetical protein (NECATOR_CHRV.G19554.T1) — MTKIIRSKWIDERIPDSWRHTIIIPLHKKLSVTDPRIYRGISLLPVMYKVLERIILDRLIKHREETTRDEQAGFPPGRSTIDQVFIVRRVIEIWQRCSKPMQLAFLDFEAAFDSPH, encoded by the coding sequence atgacaaagatcatccgttcaaaatggatagacgaaaggatacctgattcgtggagacacactatcataattcccctccacaagaagttatccgtcacggaccccaggatttatcgaggaatctctttgctgcctgttatgtacaaggtattggagcgcattatcctggaccgactcattaaacatcgcgaagaaacaacgcgcgacgagcaagctggctttcctcctggccgatctacgattgaccaggttttcatcgtcaggagagtgatcgaaatctggcagcggtgttcgaagccaatgcaactagcgtttctggactttgaagccgcgttcgactctcctcactgA
- a CDS encoding hypothetical protein (NECATOR_CHRV.G19555.T1) yields MRHQLQQDHDNEWTSRAMEFEKAWEDRNPRKAYALVKQHSGKMKRCSPVLNTANGVAVGEATLPIWEEHFKTLLNRLAPSAPELEHVHRPIYAVNDEPPTLSEVLVCIPKNEEWKIWQRQRD; encoded by the coding sequence atGCGTcatcaactgcaacaagatcacgataacgagtggacgtcaagagcgatggagtttgagaaggcgtgggaggacaggaacccgcggaaagcctatgctctagtAAAACAGCacagcggcaaaatgaaaagatgttcccctgtcctcaacactgccaatggggtagctgtcggtgaagcaacccttccaatttgggaggaacacttcaagaccttgctgaaccggctagcaccgtcagctcctgaactcgaacacgttcatagaccgataTACGCGGTTAACGATGAGCCACCGACCctgtcggaggtcctggtctgtattccaaaaaatgaagaatggaaaatctggcagAGAcaacgggattag
- a CDS encoding hypothetical protein (NECATOR_CHRV.G19556.T1): protein MGFGDVLDDNTFLQCMGIFRHITVQLDYENSIRKSRAVWDVAFESDHHPVLLGFKKWFHKRNREVPLQPKIDVVGLKDDDEMQNKIPPTCVYSCWSTDQKEA from the exons atgggctttggcgatgtgctggacgacaacacctttttgcaatgtatgggaatctttcgccatataacagtgcag ctcgactacgaaAATTCTattcgaaaatctagagctgtctggGACGTCGCGTTTGAATCTGACCACCATCCAGTTCTCCTCGGCTTCAAGAAATGGTTCCACAAAAGAAACCGagaagttcctcttcaaccgaaaatcgacgtggtaggtctgaaagacgatgatgaaatgcagaacaaaattccgccaacgtgtgtctattcatgttggagtacggaccagaaagaagcttag